Proteins encoded within one genomic window of Bacillus sp. 1NLA3E:
- a CDS encoding TetR/AcrR family transcriptional regulator — MNPSTSIRDGKKTVTDSIDTYATIVRTSRKLFMEFGYRGISTRQIADACGITQPALYHHFKNKQSLYLEVIHQSLFQTEEALTQISRTTFNLEERLTQLSCYMMGNFQEDITQMFHDISHEFNQEQQQLLHQLWQKSFLLPVEKMIEDGVTSGQIKNMCELDTTTTDLAYLILNLIKTTLPPSYFRTQSISDQRQIVVKKAKFMVSILLNGIGA, encoded by the coding sequence ATGAATCCTAGCACATCAATACGGGATGGAAAAAAAACTGTTACGGATTCTATTGATACCTATGCGACAATTGTCAGGACTTCACGGAAACTGTTTATGGAATTTGGCTACCGAGGGATTTCTACTAGACAGATTGCAGATGCTTGCGGGATTACGCAACCTGCTTTATACCACCATTTTAAAAATAAACAATCCCTTTACCTTGAAGTGATTCATCAGTCTCTTTTTCAAACAGAAGAGGCACTTACGCAAATAAGCAGGACGACCTTTAACCTTGAGGAAAGGCTTACCCAACTTTCGTGCTATATGATGGGAAATTTCCAAGAGGATATTACGCAAATGTTTCATGATATTTCCCATGAATTTAATCAAGAACAACAGCAACTGCTACACCAATTATGGCAAAAAAGCTTTTTGCTTCCGGTTGAAAAAATGATTGAAGACGGAGTTACTAGCGGGCAAATCAAGAATATGTGTGAACTTGATACAACAACAACTGATTTAGCCTATCTAATCCTAAATCTAATTAAAACAACTTTGCCCCCTTCCTATTTTAGGACTCAATCAATATCTGACCAACGTCAGATAGTTGTAAAAAAGGCGAAATTCATGGTTTCCATCCTTCTCAATGGAATTGGAGCATAA
- the trhA gene encoding PAQR family membrane homeostasis protein TrhA produces MNTYIREPINGLTHFAGAILSFIGLLAMVIKASLTTGSPLAIAAVTIFGMSMILLYSASATYHMVIAKDKVIAFLRRLDHSMIFILIAGTYTPFCLISLKGVTGWVLFSIIAATAVFGIIFKMVWFHCPRWLSTALYIIMGWMIVFVISPLAGSIDSMGVFLLALGGVLYTIGGVIYATKPKFLQSKFMGFHEIFHIFIMLGTMAHFLSVFLYVI; encoded by the coding sequence ATGAATACTTATATTCGGGAACCAATAAATGGTCTTACCCATTTTGCTGGTGCCATCTTATCATTTATTGGATTACTTGCAATGGTTATAAAAGCATCACTAACGACAGGTTCACCGCTTGCCATAGCAGCTGTAACCATTTTTGGAATGAGCATGATTCTGCTTTATTCAGCTTCTGCCACATACCACATGGTGATTGCCAAGGATAAGGTGATTGCATTCCTTAGACGTTTAGATCACTCGATGATTTTTATATTAATTGCCGGAACGTACACACCCTTTTGCTTAATCAGTTTAAAGGGTGTAACAGGATGGGTTTTATTTTCAATCATAGCTGCTACTGCAGTTTTCGGGATTATTTTTAAAATGGTTTGGTTTCATTGTCCAAGGTGGCTTTCCACAGCACTATATATCATTATGGGTTGGATGATTGTATTTGTCATCTCACCGCTTGCAGGAAGCATTGATTCGATGGGCGTTTTCCTCTTAGCCCTTGGTGGTGTACTGTACACTATAGGTGGAGTGATTTATGCTACTAAGCCGAAATTCCTACAATCGAAATTTATGGGATTCCATGAAATCTTCCATATTTTCATCATGCTCGGAACTATGGCACATTTTTTATCCGTATTCCTTTATGTAATTTAA
- a CDS encoding DUF1836 domain-containing protein: MENLNNIVEMLGIEKNIVLEDIPNIDLYMDQVIQFFESTFSSSKRNEDEKILTKTMINNYAKGKLFFPIKNKKYSKEHIILISLIYQLKAGLSINDIKLSLDGINEKVSLEDFGLESFYRSYLTLCNQNAKNFKEDLFIRAEEVKEEVVKLDDKNPEYLEQVLLIASLVNISNMYRRVAEKLVDEIAK, encoded by the coding sequence ATGGAAAACCTTAATAATATAGTTGAAATGTTGGGTATTGAAAAGAATATCGTATTAGAAGACATCCCTAATATTGATTTGTACATGGACCAGGTTATTCAGTTTTTCGAGAGTACTTTCAGTAGTTCGAAACGTAATGAAGACGAAAAGATTTTAACAAAAACGATGATTAACAACTATGCTAAAGGAAAATTGTTTTTCCCGATTAAAAATAAAAAATATTCAAAGGAACATATCATTCTTATAAGCTTAATATATCAATTAAAAGCGGGCTTATCTATCAATGACATAAAATTATCCTTAGATGGTATCAATGAAAAAGTATCCCTTGAGGATTTTGGATTGGAGTCATTTTACCGCAGCTATCTTACCTTGTGCAATCAAAATGCAAAGAACTTTAAGGAGGACTTATTCATTCGGGCTGAGGAAGTTAAAGAAGAAGTGGTGAAATTAGATGATAAAAATCCTGAATATCTTGAACAGGTTTTACTCATCGCTTCACTTGTAAACATAAGCAATATGTATAGACGTGTTGCTGAAAAACTGGTAGATGAAATCGCAAAATAA
- a CDS encoding sulfurtransferase — protein MKINKKGLFILSFLLSIFLLLSACSNNEKVSNNEKADKQNSSEIKSISTDDLKTKIGKADWVIVDTRANDAFNGWALDGVKRGGHIKGAVDFSADWLNVDKDKNDTKLAEILKNKKITKDKNIVLYDANKKDSKQVAELLKKKGFKNIYQYDVKEWAANKDLAMESYPNYKMLVPVSWVNDVIDNKNNGKSFKIFEASWGDEAKDYKKGHIPGAVHINTDEVEEGPVWNRLKDQELEKFALKNGITTDTTVILYGSDSMPAYRVAVILKYMGVKDVRVVNGGFTAWSNSSYKVETKENQKETVTSFGAKVPANPDYIIDLPEAKKILADKNKTSTLVDIRSWDEFIGKTSGYDYIKPKGRPAGAVWGHAGSDNSNLEDFRNIDNTMRNGAEIKAMWTKDGIDVDNQLAFYCGTGWRAAEVLFYADVLGLKNISLYDGGWNEWSMDPSNPVETGEPNQK, from the coding sequence ATGAAGATTAATAAAAAAGGACTATTCATTTTATCTTTTTTACTAAGCATTTTCCTTTTACTATCTGCTTGTTCAAACAATGAGAAGGTTAGTAATAATGAGAAGGCAGATAAACAGAATTCATCAGAAATCAAAAGTATTAGTACGGACGACTTGAAAACGAAAATTGGAAAAGCTGACTGGGTTATCGTTGATACAAGAGCAAATGATGCGTTTAATGGTTGGGCATTAGATGGTGTTAAAAGAGGTGGCCATATTAAAGGCGCCGTTGATTTTTCTGCAGATTGGCTTAATGTAGATAAAGATAAAAACGATACAAAGTTAGCGGAGATATTGAAAAATAAAAAGATTACTAAAGATAAAAATATTGTTCTTTATGATGCAAACAAAAAGGATTCAAAGCAAGTGGCTGAATTATTAAAGAAAAAAGGCTTTAAAAATATTTACCAATATGATGTAAAAGAATGGGCAGCAAATAAAGATTTGGCAATGGAAAGCTATCCAAATTACAAAATGCTTGTTCCAGTGTCATGGGTCAATGATGTTATCGACAATAAGAACAATGGCAAATCATTCAAGATCTTTGAAGCTAGCTGGGGCGATGAAGCAAAGGATTATAAAAAGGGGCACATTCCAGGCGCCGTTCATATTAATACAGATGAAGTTGAAGAAGGACCTGTATGGAATCGTCTAAAAGACCAAGAACTTGAAAAGTTTGCTTTGAAAAATGGGATCACAACAGACACAACCGTAATCCTATACGGAAGCGACTCAATGCCGGCTTACCGTGTAGCTGTAATCTTGAAATATATGGGTGTTAAAGATGTTAGAGTTGTAAACGGTGGATTTACTGCTTGGTCCAATTCAAGTTATAAAGTGGAGACAAAGGAAAACCAAAAGGAAACTGTTACTTCATTTGGAGCAAAGGTGCCTGCAAATCCAGATTATATCATCGATTTGCCTGAGGCAAAGAAGATTCTTGCTGATAAAAATAAAACTAGTACATTAGTTGATATTAGAAGCTGGGATGAATTTATCGGGAAAACTTCAGGTTATGATTATATAAAACCAAAAGGACGTCCTGCTGGGGCTGTTTGGGGACATGCTGGTTCTGATAATAGTAATCTTGAAGATTTTAGAAACATCGATAACACAATGAGAAATGGTGCAGAGATTAAGGCAATGTGGACAAAAGACGGAATAGATGTAGATAATCAGCTTGCTTTCTATTGTGGAACAGGCTGGAGAGCAGCCGAAGTATTATTTTATGCAGATGTGTTAGGCCTAAAAAATATTTCCTTATACGATGGCGGTTGGAATGAATGGAGTATGGACCCTTCCAATCCTGTTGAAACTGGTGAACCTAACCAGAAATAA
- a CDS encoding acyl-CoA thioesterase produces MEEVNRKYCKESLVIKTSRVFPVDTNNHNTLYGGKLMSYIDDVASISAARHSRAEVVTASTDSVDFLMPIRPQDSVCLESYVTSVGKSSMEVFVKIVAENLRTGDRRLAATAFLTFVALDDNGKPIHVPEVVPQTEEETMLFNSAKQRIAVRKESRKHSQDFASKLKILPLYAVNR; encoded by the coding sequence ATGGAAGAAGTTAACCGAAAATATTGTAAAGAATCTCTTGTGATTAAAACGAGTCGCGTTTTTCCAGTAGATACAAATAACCACAATACCCTTTATGGTGGTAAGCTTATGAGCTATATTGACGATGTAGCTTCAATATCTGCTGCAAGGCATTCTAGAGCAGAAGTGGTCACTGCTTCAACAGATTCTGTGGATTTCTTAATGCCGATTCGCCCACAGGATTCCGTTTGTCTTGAATCCTATGTTACCTCTGTTGGGAAATCTTCGATGGAGGTTTTTGTAAAGATTGTTGCCGAGAATTTGAGAACAGGTGATCGTCGCCTTGCAGCAACTGCTTTTCTAACGTTTGTGGCTTTAGACGATAATGGTAAGCCAATTCATGTTCCTGAAGTAGTCCCACAGACAGAAGAAGAAACAATGTTATTTAATTCAGCAAAACAAAGAATTGCTGTAAGGAAAGAGAGCCGTAAACATAGTCAAGATTTTGCAAGTAAATTAAAAATCTTACCACTTTATGCGGTAAATAGATAA
- a CDS encoding acyl-CoA thioesterase, giving the protein MEEVQQKYCKESLVIKTSRVFPIDTNNNNTLYGGKLMSYLDDIASISASRHSRCSVVTASTDSVDFLMPIRPQDSFCMESYVSAVGKSSIEVFVKIVAEDLKTGDRRLAVTCFITFIALDENGKPKRVPEVVPQSEEEIMLFNTAKQRIDMRKERRKHSEAFAKIVKI; this is encoded by the coding sequence ATGGAAGAAGTACAACAAAAATACTGTAAAGAATCGCTTGTCATCAAAACGAGTCGTGTATTTCCAATTGATACGAATAACAACAATACACTTTACGGTGGCAAGCTAATGAGTTACCTTGACGATATAGCTTCGATATCTGCTTCTAGGCATTCAAGGTGTAGTGTTGTTACAGCTTCAACAGATTCTGTGGATTTCTTAATGCCGATTCGCCCTCAAGATTCCTTTTGTATGGAATCCTACGTATCGGCTGTTGGGAAATCCTCCATAGAGGTATTTGTAAAGATTGTGGCCGAGGATTTAAAAACAGGTGATCGCCGTCTTGCTGTCACTTGCTTTATTACGTTTATCGCATTAGACGAGAATGGTAAACCAAAGAGAGTTCCTGAAGTTGTTCCGCAGTCAGAGGAAGAAATTATGCTATTTAATACGGCCAAACAAAGAATAGATATGAGGAAAGAGCGCCGTAAACATAGTGAAGCATTTGCGAAGATAGTAAAAATTTAA
- a CDS encoding YhbD family protein, translating to MSNELISKKDLLDLTGISYGQLYRWKRKSLIPEEWFIRKSTFTGQETFFPKEKMLERIDRIQMMKENLSLDELADMFSPSVSDLLLTKQVLVERNIVSNIAINLYQEQVGEVQEFSFGMILHLFILENLLQSGEIHLEEGKMIIQLLNDHGEKAKQKETELILIRKFGISSCLIVSNAESVLFEEGTKVLVRLSINAYIDELKTKLV from the coding sequence ATGAGTAATGAATTGATTTCTAAAAAAGATTTATTAGATTTGACTGGCATATCATATGGACAGTTGTATAGATGGAAGCGTAAAAGTCTAATACCTGAAGAGTGGTTTATCAGAAAATCGACTTTTACTGGGCAGGAGACATTTTTTCCAAAAGAGAAAATGTTGGAACGGATTGATCGAATTCAGATGATGAAGGAAAACCTATCTCTTGATGAGCTGGCGGATATGTTTTCACCCTCCGTTTCTGATTTACTTTTAACAAAACAGGTGTTGGTGGAACGAAACATTGTTTCGAACATTGCGATTAATTTATACCAGGAGCAGGTTGGAGAAGTTCAAGAATTTTCTTTTGGGATGATCCTGCACTTGTTTATTCTCGAAAACCTGCTTCAATCGGGTGAAATTCATCTAGAAGAAGGAAAAATGATCATTCAACTTTTGAATGATCACGGAGAAAAGGCCAAACAAAAAGAGACTGAATTAATTCTCATTCGTAAATTTGGAATTTCATCATGTCTAATTGTTTCAAATGCAGAAAGCGTTTTGTTCGAAGAGGGAACAAAAGTGTTAGTCCGATTATCGATCAATGCGTATATAGATGAATTAAAAACAAAGCTAGTGTGA
- a CDS encoding polymer-forming cytoskeletal protein — translation MSIEKQGDLIINGFGTSNGGMFEQAVISGKGTVNGQLDCSYFKCNGTGTVNGDLKSEKTKISGNGKITGNITSKDFVIEGRASVSGDALITKMGVQGRGSVGGNIKGEELKVQGSLYVGGDCEVETFKAEGHFVVGGLLSAENIDIHTAGNCKAGEIGGQKIRVRQKTNLFLELLKVVYSVKLETDLIEGDYIELENTKAKIVRGSHIIIGENCEIDLVEYKQSFNVEKNGKVKKHIQL, via the coding sequence ATGAGTATCGAAAAGCAAGGAGATTTAATCATAAATGGTTTTGGTACGTCAAATGGAGGCATGTTCGAACAAGCGGTTATCAGTGGAAAAGGGACTGTAAATGGGCAGCTGGATTGTAGTTATTTTAAATGTAATGGAACAGGTACTGTTAACGGAGATTTAAAAAGTGAAAAAACAAAAATTAGTGGAAATGGTAAAATAACTGGAAATATAACAAGCAAGGATTTCGTTATTGAAGGAAGGGCTTCAGTTAGTGGTGATGCCCTCATTACCAAAATGGGTGTGCAGGGAAGAGGTTCTGTTGGCGGAAATATTAAAGGGGAAGAATTAAAGGTACAGGGCAGTCTTTATGTTGGAGGAGATTGTGAAGTTGAAACCTTTAAAGCAGAGGGACATTTTGTAGTAGGTGGTTTACTGAGTGCTGAAAATATTGATATTCATACTGCTGGTAACTGTAAAGCGGGTGAGATAGGCGGCCAGAAAATTCGGGTAAGACAGAAGACAAATCTATTTCTAGAGCTACTAAAAGTAGTGTATTCGGTTAAACTGGAAACGGATTTAATTGAAGGAGATTATATTGAACTGGAAAATACTAAGGCAAAAATTGTCCGAGGTAGTCATATAATCATAGGTGAGAACTGTGAAATAGATTTGGTTGAATATAAGCAATCGTTTAATGTGGAAAAAAACGGGAAAGTAAAGAAACATATTCAATTATAA
- a CDS encoding MMPL family transporter, giving the protein MNRFGHFIFRFKKTIIIIWIAVIAVFGFFALKLPSVLSGNGFEYNGEYKQTRQTLDQDFKQPKSAIIVLFEKEKNGSKQNWEKFINDSLKKAEDVPAVEDVVSPFEQTGMIKGNTACAILTFEKESGSLGNTINRLRSVLKDQDGMKVLITGEQVIVKDLNQASQEDLAKAEMIGLPIALVVLVLAFGSLVAASLPILVGIISITTTMGIVYFFSYSFDLTIFILNIVPMIGLALSIDFALLLINRFKEEISHSSVEDAVAMTVATAGRSIIFSASCVFIGLLGLMFIRVDIFRNVGIGGMTVVLVAALSAITFLPALLSLIGNRIHSLNILKVKGDGPGIWSKFAHIVMKRPVIMASLALIILVTALIPVKNMDVKVPGIDALPPSYESRLAYDKYEDKFVDKAMSNENKVIIVLETDNAMLDKNNLEKTQSVINSVTQNKDVNSVESVFSLSGMTDANQFIMALSQPNSPLKPVADHYISDNKMLVNVYLKNKLTTSEKREWVRQWTEKDYDVKATFGGSIKFEQEIFDEIFKQTPKGLALILVSTFLILMIAFRSLLIPIKAIIMNILSLSATFGIVVWVFQEGHLGIDPVSITLMLPVFVFSLVFGLSMDYEVFLISRIHEIYLETKDNHFATLHGLISTSKIITSAAAIMIVVTGAFAFTGVTPVKQMGVGIALAIFIDATIIRMILVPSLMKLFGDWNWWLFGLKQK; this is encoded by the coding sequence TTGAACAGGTTCGGACATTTCATTTTTCGCTTTAAAAAAACCATTATTATCATTTGGATTGCCGTCATTGCTGTTTTTGGATTTTTTGCACTGAAACTGCCTTCTGTTTTAAGTGGGAACGGCTTTGAATACAACGGTGAATATAAACAAACGCGCCAAACCCTTGATCAAGATTTTAAACAACCTAAATCAGCCATCATCGTGTTGTTTGAAAAAGAAAAGAATGGAAGCAAACAAAACTGGGAGAAATTTATTAACGATTCTCTTAAAAAGGCTGAAGACGTCCCTGCGGTTGAGGATGTTGTTTCTCCGTTTGAACAAACCGGTATGATAAAAGGAAATACAGCCTGCGCAATCCTAACATTTGAAAAAGAATCCGGCAGCCTTGGTAATACGATCAACCGCCTACGTTCAGTCCTAAAGGATCAGGATGGAATGAAGGTATTAATTACCGGAGAACAAGTTATTGTAAAAGATTTAAACCAAGCAAGCCAAGAGGATTTGGCTAAAGCAGAAATGATTGGATTACCGATCGCACTGGTTGTTCTCGTATTAGCTTTCGGAAGTTTAGTTGCAGCGAGCTTGCCAATTCTGGTCGGAATCATATCGATTACAACCACAATGGGGATTGTCTACTTCTTTAGTTACTCCTTCGACTTAACTATTTTTATTTTAAACATAGTCCCAATGATTGGTCTTGCCTTGAGCATTGATTTCGCTTTGTTATTGATTAATCGATTTAAAGAAGAAATCAGTCACTCTTCCGTTGAAGATGCCGTGGCAATGACTGTTGCTACAGCTGGCCGCTCGATCATATTTTCGGCTTCATGTGTTTTTATTGGATTACTTGGCTTAATGTTTATCAGAGTAGATATTTTCCGAAACGTAGGAATTGGCGGAATGACAGTCGTATTAGTGGCTGCCCTATCAGCCATTACGTTTCTGCCAGCACTCCTTTCGTTAATAGGGAACAGAATCCATTCCCTTAACATTTTAAAAGTAAAAGGTGATGGTCCTGGAATTTGGAGCAAGTTTGCCCATATAGTGATGAAACGCCCAGTCATTATGGCATCGTTGGCGCTGATTATTTTGGTCACAGCCCTCATCCCTGTAAAAAATATGGATGTGAAGGTTCCTGGAATCGATGCTTTACCTCCTTCATATGAATCAAGATTAGCATATGATAAATATGAAGATAAGTTTGTCGACAAGGCGATGAGCAATGAAAATAAAGTCATTATAGTCCTTGAAACAGATAATGCAATGTTGGATAAAAACAATCTTGAAAAAACACAATCGGTCATAAATTCGGTGACCCAAAATAAGGATGTCAATTCGGTCGAATCTGTCTTTTCCTTATCTGGTATGACAGATGCTAACCAGTTCATCATGGCTCTTTCCCAACCAAACAGCCCGCTCAAACCAGTGGCCGACCATTATATTTCTGACAATAAAATGCTGGTTAATGTTTATTTAAAAAATAAACTCACTACCAGTGAAAAGCGCGAATGGGTTAGGCAATGGACAGAGAAAGACTATGATGTAAAAGCCACTTTTGGTGGTAGTATCAAATTTGAACAAGAAATTTTTGATGAAATCTTCAAGCAAACCCCAAAGGGACTAGCCTTAATCCTTGTGTCAACTTTCTTGATTTTAATGATCGCCTTCCGGTCTTTGCTGATCCCAATTAAAGCGATCATTATGAATATCCTGAGTCTTAGTGCCACATTTGGTATCGTAGTTTGGGTGTTTCAAGAGGGACATCTCGGCATAGATCCCGTGAGTATTACTTTGATGCTACCTGTGTTTGTTTTTAGCCTTGTGTTCGGTCTTTCCATGGATTATGAAGTATTTTTGATTTCAAGAATTCATGAGATCTACCTTGAAACAAAGGATAATCATTTTGCAACACTGCATGGGTTAATATCAACTAGTAAAATTATTACCTCAGCAGCCGCGATTATGATCGTTGTTACAGGTGCCTTCGCCTTTACTGGAGTGACTCCTGTTAAACAAATGGGTGTTGGTATTGCCCTGGCCATCTTCATCGATGCCACCATCATCCGGATGATCTTAGTACCATCCTTAATGAAACTATTCGGTGATTGGAACTGGTGGCTATTTGGATTAAAACAAAAATAA
- a CDS encoding LytTR family DNA-binding domain-containing protein, whose protein sequence is MKQLTATALLDVIGELFSDETSIAVSNNKEYIYYRPSKRIDLKIRAGDLVRAGTITYKAMSTKQKVSEFINREMFGVPYYGMAVPFLNEGQVEGCVTAVFPALTDGKLFVTVRVHDGWIPVPFAQVTYLEAKERKTHVFTEGFSGTHKYSLQEFEYFLPKDSFIRCHRSFIVNVNHIKEIYPDTHSTFVLQMKNGDRIPVSQSYSSYFRKLLVF, encoded by the coding sequence ATGAAGCAATTAACGGCAACTGCACTTTTAGATGTTATAGGTGAGCTATTTTCGGATGAGACCTCTATTGCCGTTTCAAACAACAAAGAATATATATATTATCGTCCAAGTAAACGAATCGACTTAAAAATTCGCGCTGGGGATTTAGTGCGAGCAGGTACTATTACATATAAAGCCATGAGCACCAAGCAAAAAGTCTCAGAATTTATTAATCGAGAAATGTTTGGTGTTCCTTATTATGGCATGGCGGTTCCTTTTTTAAACGAGGGACAGGTAGAGGGATGTGTAACAGCTGTTTTTCCTGCATTGACAGATGGTAAGTTATTCGTAACGGTTAGAGTTCACGATGGGTGGATTCCGGTCCCATTTGCTCAGGTAACCTATTTAGAAGCAAAAGAGCGAAAAACCCATGTGTTTACAGAAGGATTTTCAGGAACTCATAAATACTCTTTACAGGAATTTGAATATTTTCTACCGAAGGATTCGTTTATCCGTTGTCATCGCTCCTTCATTGTCAATGTAAATCACATCAAAGAAATTTATCCTGATACACACTCTACATTTGTCTTACAGATGAAAAATGGTGATCGTATCCCAGTTAGTCAGTCATATTCTAGTTATTTTAGAAAATTACTAGTATTCTGA
- a CDS encoding acetyl-CoA hydrolase/transferase family protein, producing the protein MDNNFSRIKDVRLQNRVVSAEEAASWIEDGMTLGLSGFTRAGDAKAVPYALVKRAETEDFKVNVYTGASLGSDVDKLMAEAGIINKRLPFQAEPAMRKKINSGDMYFVDNHLSQTAEWIRQGAIDEIDFAILEAVSITEDGMIIPSTSVGNNLIFAQYAKKIIVEINLAQPEFLEGLHDCYAPEKQGERGPIPLTKVDDRIGTIGIKVDPEKIAGIIFTNQADSPSTIVDPDDETVMMADHLIDFLRNEIEEGRLTEKLAPLQSGVGSIANAVFHGFLDSEFTDLEVYSEVLQDSVFDLMDAGKIKFASGCSFTLSQKRNDTLFTDFDKYRDRLVLRPQEISNHPELIRRMGLISINTALEIDIYGNVNSTHVMGTNMMNGIGGSGDFARNARLGIFVTKSIAKGGNISSIVPFVSHVDHTEHDVDVIVTEQGYADLRGLAPRERVGLIIENCVHPMYRDQLREYYQEALTRGGQTPHVLEKAFSWHESYKKTGSMLQPVAELV; encoded by the coding sequence GTGGATAACAACTTCAGCCGGATAAAAGACGTTCGTTTACAAAATCGTGTTGTTTCAGCAGAAGAAGCTGCTTCATGGATTGAGGACGGAATGACATTAGGATTAAGCGGATTTACAAGAGCAGGAGATGCGAAAGCTGTCCCTTATGCATTGGTAAAACGTGCTGAAACAGAAGATTTTAAAGTTAATGTGTATACAGGAGCTTCCTTAGGCTCAGATGTTGATAAATTAATGGCAGAAGCTGGCATTATTAATAAGCGATTGCCATTTCAAGCAGAACCAGCAATGCGAAAAAAGATTAACTCTGGAGATATGTATTTTGTAGATAATCATTTATCTCAAACAGCTGAATGGATTAGACAAGGTGCAATTGATGAAATTGACTTTGCGATTTTGGAAGCGGTTTCGATTACAGAAGATGGGATGATTATTCCATCAACATCTGTTGGAAACAATTTAATATTTGCTCAATATGCTAAAAAAATTATCGTAGAGATTAACTTAGCGCAGCCGGAGTTTTTAGAAGGACTACATGATTGTTATGCACCAGAAAAACAGGGTGAACGAGGTCCAATTCCGTTGACTAAAGTTGATGACCGGATTGGAACAATCGGAATTAAAGTTGATCCAGAAAAAATAGCCGGAATTATCTTTACAAATCAAGCGGATTCACCATCCACAATTGTTGATCCAGATGATGAGACAGTAATGATGGCAGACCATTTAATTGACTTTCTACGTAATGAGATTGAAGAAGGACGTTTAACAGAAAAATTAGCACCACTTCAATCAGGGGTTGGCTCTATTGCAAACGCTGTATTCCATGGCTTCTTAGACTCTGAATTTACTGATTTGGAAGTATATTCCGAAGTCCTTCAAGATTCAGTATTTGATTTGATGGATGCTGGAAAAATTAAGTTTGCATCGGGTTGTTCGTTTACTTTATCACAAAAAAGAAATGACACACTCTTTACCGATTTTGATAAATACCGTGATCGTCTTGTGTTAAGACCACAAGAAATTTCTAATCATCCAGAACTTATTCGCCGTATGGGTCTAATTTCTATTAATACAGCTTTAGAAATTGATATTTATGGAAATGTCAATTCAACTCATGTTATGGGTACAAATATGATGAACGGAATCGGTGGGTCTGGTGACTTTGCACGGAATGCTCGCCTAGGCATATTTGTTACAAAATCAATTGCAAAGGGCGGCAATATTTCGAGTATCGTTCCTTTTGTATCACACGTTGATCATACTGAACATGATGTAGACGTCATTGTTACAGAGCAAGGATATGCAGATTTACGTGGATTAGCTCCAAGAGAACGTGTTGGATTAATCATTGAAAATTGTGTACACCCAATGTATCGTGACCAATTACGTGAATATTACCAAGAGGCGCTTACAAGAGGCGGACAAACTCCGCATGTCTTAGAAAAAGCATTTTCTTGGCATGAAAGTTATAAGAAAACTGGATCTATGCTTCAACCAGTTGCAGAATTAGTATAA